The sequence ACTCGCTACGAAAAACTGAAACAAACATTTCTGGCAATCATCCAACTGGCCCTCGGATTCATCCGCCTAAAGCGGATTTAATCGTCAACAGAGCCTAGCGAATCGGGGCGGTTTGGAGAAACCGGCGTCGGCCAGGAAGCCGGAGCATGACCTACTTCGTCTTTAGGGAGCGAGCTCGCGCGCGTAGCCGACGATCATTTCGTGGTTCCCGGTGACAAAGACAATGCACCGTACCGTTTTGCTAATCGCATACTTGCTGGCGTTGATTGCCCACTATGGCGCAGAACGATGTCTGGCGGAAGCCGGCACTTCGACGGTCGCCAGTGCTGGCCACGAGGTCTCTCCTGACGACGCCTGGCCGAAAGGCGTCATTGATCTTCTCAATGATCCCGCGCGCACCGACGGCTGGAATCCCTGGTTCTCTGAGTGGCCCAATGATGTTTGCCACTACGGGTACGACGTCCAGAACATCGATGACGTGAATCGGTTGATCGAGAAGTTCGCCAAGATTGAAACGGAGATTCGCCAAGTTCATCTGTCCAACAAGGCGGAGCCGGATCTACTTGGCTGGGTGACGCGGGCGCCGGAGAAAAACGGCATCGCCGTCCTGTATTCAGCGGGAGACCAGGTGAGGGTCGATCAATGGTACGGGCACGTCCGCAAGCCGTTCGGCGAGATCGAGTTCACCGGCACGCCGGTCGCCGTGCCACCGACGCTGACGATCTTCGTGGGGAACGCGAAGATCGACCTTGCTCAACTGAAAGTCCCAGCTGGAATCGAAGTCAGCGCAGGCAGCGTTCCGGGACCGTTCCTGCAATGGAATGACAAACGCGAACAGATGACAGAAGAGCAGGCGAAGCAAACTGCCGCTAGGTTACCGAAATTGAGTGAGGATGAGCAACAGGCGCAGGAGCGGATCAAGGCGTTTCTCAAGGCGCGGTAGAAACCCTATCGAGAATGCGTTGTTCTGCTAAGAAGTCGCACGCATCGCCGTTTTAGAAATGGTGCTCGGGTTCGCGGGAATATATTGGCAGCCTGATCGATCTCTATTTCAATGGTCGAGCGAACGGTTTCCTGACACGGGGAGCATGCACGTGCGCGCGATGATCTTGTTAGCCGTGTTCGCGGTAGGCTGTGGGCAAGCGGCGGTCCAAAGCGAAGCGCCCAGTCGCGCAGCGTCTGCTGACGAAGCGCCGGCGTTCGCCCTGGCTCAGACGCCCGCCGTTGAAGCGCTCGCCGAGCAGGCGCCCGCGAAAGATGGTCCGCCGTCCGCCGATGCAATCGAGCGCAAGATCATCTACACAGCTGACGTCGATCTGGTGGTCGAAGACTTCACGCCGACTACCAGTCTGGTGGATGCGATGGTCAAGCGCTACGGCGGCTTCGTCGCCAGTTCGCAAGTCTCGGGCGAGACGGGCGAGAGCCGTTCGGGCCAATGGAAACTTCGAATTCCCTTCGCGAACTTCGACGAGTTCCTCCAGGAAGCACAAGGAAAGCTCGGCGAAGTCCGGAACCTCGCGCGCAACTCTCAGGATGTCAGCGAGGAATTCTACGACGTCGAAGCCCGCATCGGCAACAAGCGCCAGGAAGAGGCGCGCTTGTTGAAACTGCTCGAAGAGCAGACCGGCACGCTGGAGGACGTGTTGCGGGTTGAACGCGAATTGTCCCGGGTGCGCGAGGAAATCGAGCGCTTCGAGGGACGGAAGCGGGTCCTGGCGGACCTGACGTCGTTGACGACTATCACGCTACGCGTCGAGGAAGTGCGCCACTACATGCCCGAGGTGGCCGCGACGTTCGGAGATCGCCTTCGCCGCTCGTTTTCGGAATCGTTGTGGAACATGCGCACCGCCGGCGAGTCCTTCGCGGTGGCCGCTGTCGCAGCCGCGCCGTGGCTGGCATTGCTAGCCGTGCCGTTGGCAATCGCAGTCCAGGTTTGGCGCCGGCGCGTTCGTGCGCACCGCGGCGCCGGCCAAATCCTCTAGCCTTCGGTACAAGAGCGCGGTCCCGATCCGGCAGTCCGAACGGCCCGACTTGAGCCCATCCCCAGCTTGATAACATTGCCCCCGTAACCTATAAGACAGAACTCAAGCCGCTGCGGCCGGCCGGGGGGTGAACATGGGCGAACGCCGATGTGTCCTGCTCGGGGTGAGGCCGCAATTCGTTGCCCGAATGGCGGAATTGGCA is a genomic window of Planctomycetia bacterium containing:
- a CDS encoding DUF4349 domain-containing protein; this encodes MILLAVFAVGCGQAAVQSEAPSRAASADEAPAFALAQTPAVEALAEQAPAKDGPPSADAIERKIIYTADVDLVVEDFTPTTSLVDAMVKRYGGFVASSQVSGETGESRSGQWKLRIPFANFDEFLQEAQGKLGEVRNLARNSQDVSEEFYDVEARIGNKRQEEARLLKLLEEQTGTLEDVLRVERELSRVREEIERFEGRKRVLADLTSLTTITLRVEEVRHYMPEVAATFGDRLRRSFSESLWNMRTAGESFAVAAVAAAPWLALLAVPLAIAVQVWRRRVRAHRGAGQIL